From the genome of Arvicola amphibius chromosome 9, mArvAmp1.2, whole genome shotgun sequence:
TTACAGCACAGATGGGCCAGCCAGTGTCTCTGGGCCATGGAGGAGCCAGGACTCCCTAGGACAGGAGTGGGCAGCAGCACCCAGAGAGGGTTTCCACAGGTTGAGGAGTCACTGGGCCTCTGGGGTAGAAGAACCCTTCAGCCTGCCCAGCCAGAAAGTGCAATCTCCTACCCTGTGTCTGGGTCTGTAGGGCCTGGGTACAAGAAGGACACAGAAGGCACTTACAAGGGGAGCTGAGGccgggaggctgaagcagaggctcAGGTCTCGGGGTGGGGAATAAGTATGGGTGGGTGAGCTACAAAGCATAGTAGCTCCAATGGCAGCTGCAGGAGCCAGGCGAGAGGCTGGGGCCATGTCCAGGCCCTTATCTTCCCATGGGGAAGGGGCTTCTCTGGGCAGGCTGGAAGAGATGGCTGGCCTGGGACCTTTCCTTTGCCAGCAAGACCCACTGAATAGGCAGGTAATTCAGACAATTCAGACACACACTGGGGAGAGGCAGCTGGCTTGGGACAGAGGCCTCAAGAGGCCCGAGAGCTGTCTGCTCATAGGATCGTCCCCGGCTCCCCTCAGCAGCTAGGACCAGCAGGTAGACATCCAGTAGGGTGGGCTTAGAAGTCTGGGGGCCTTTCCCAGATAGAATCCTCccaggagagacaggagtggtagGCTGAGTGTCCAGCTCTGGATTCTCCAAGGCACCTAGCTGTGGTGAGTGGCAGGTAGAAAGGATTAGAGAGGCCCGAAGAGACTGGGCCAGTCCCATTTCCCGAGACACGGGCTGTCTGGACATcagataatatatacatatatattaatgtgTTAGTCTGGTCTTTTTGGTTAAACTTTAGGCACCGCTTGGGAGGAAGACACCTTTACGTGTTAAAGACCCCAGCGCCTCCACAGGGAGCCTGGCCACATGCAGAGCTGGAGGGCAGGGTGCAGGCAAGGGGTCAGGCCACGGCAGACTCAGGACCCCCTAGAGAGACTGAAGGCCCTGAGGCATAGCGGCGGCCATAACTGGAGGAAGagtaagaggaagaagagaaggtcaTGGAGAAACCGGAGCCAGTGGCATCAAAGCTGCCGCGGCGGGAACCAGCCCGGGAGCCAGTGCGGGAACCAGTGCGTGAGCCCGTGGTGGAGCCAGAGCCGCTGACGCTGTAGGGGCTATAGTAGCCCTTGCTGGACTGTGCCGCGGCTTCCAACAGCCTCAGCCCTGTGCCCTCCTCCACCATGCTGCGGTCCAGAGCATCCTTGTAGGAGATCTTGAGCTTGGTCTTGGGGCACGTGAGGTACTTGGAGTAGGCACTGACATCACGCAGCTTCTGGGCAGTGCGGGCATCCACCGTGCCACGTTGCAGGGCCTCATCGAGGGGCACGCGGCCAGGGGTGTCAGGCTCAATCAGACCACCTGTTAGGTACTGGACTTCCAGGAAGCGCTGGCCAGCCTCGTAGTACAGCCAGCCCTTCTTCAGGGCCTGGGCAGCTGACATCTTGGTCTTGGTGCGTGGGTCCTCAAACCCACAGAAGGCCTTCTGGGCCAGATTGATGCGGTCTACCATGATCTTGTCCACAAGGCCCTTGTTGACAGCCTCGGTGACTGGGAAGCGCTCACCAGTGCTGGGGTCAATGATGCCCCCAGTGCAGGCCTGTGCCTCTAGGAGCCGCTGACCAGTGATGTTGTCGACCAGGTTGCGGTGCATGGCCTCCGTGATGGACACCTTCTCCAGAGTCTCTGTGTCCAGGATGCCAGCCACTGGGCCAGTCTCCTCGGTAGGATCAGACCAGGAGGCTAACTGGGTCCTAGAGACGGCAGGGCTGATGGGATAGGAGGAAGATGAGCCCACAGACGAGGAGCGGGAGCGGAAGCCACCAGCATTGCCGGAGAGCATGTCAGCAAACTCAGTGATGGAAAGTGTACCAGCACGGTACTGGTCCAGTGCTGAGCGGTCAATGAAGTTCTTGGTGATGGCATCGTCGATGTCATACTGTCGGCCCGAGCGTCGGTCAATGATCATAGATTTGACCACGCCGTCTGAGGAGGAAATGGTGATTTCTTCCCATTCGCATTCCTGCTCTGACAGCTCCAGGTATGTCTGGTGATCAATGAGGCCCTTGCGGTAGGCCTCATACACTGACATCTCCTTGCCTGTCTCAGGGTCCACGATCACCACACGGCGCTTGCGCACTGAAGACTTGGAGGATGTCTTCCGCTCGCGCTTCTTCTCCTTCAGTGGCAGGAGACACAGGCCAGTCTGGGGGTCAGTGATGCAGCGCTCCATCAGCTGCAGGTAGGTGAGGTTCTCCTCCGTGTTGGGGTCAAAGAAACCCTTGGTGTCATCTGAGGGATCGGTCAGGATCTCATTCATCTCCTCATCGAAGAGGCCACGCTTATAGGCCACCTCCACAGGTAGCCGGTGGCTCTCCTCGGGGTCGATGATGCCACCGGTGGCAATCTGAGCCTCTAGCAGACGGATGCCATGGTCCTTCAGGATGAGGCCCTTCTTCATGGCCTGGAAGAGGGAGATGAGTTTTCCAGAGTAAGGATCCTTGTAGCCAGTGACGGCACGCTCAGCTGACAGCAGCTTGTCTTTGAACTCGGGACCCACAATGCCCATACGCACAGCCTCCTCCACAGTCAACTTGAGTCCCTTGATAGGGTCAATGACATAGCCAGTGGCTGCCTGTGCTTCCAGGAGCTCAAAGGCTGTACCCGGGCGAATAATGCCCTTCTTCATGGCCTGGTACACTGAGAGCCGCTCCTTGGTAGCATCAACAAAGACTCCGGCAATGCAGCTGGTACCCTCAAGGAACTTCTGCAGGTTCTTGGTGACCTCCTCAATGGAGGTGAGGCCTTCTTGCAGCTGTAGTGCTGTGGCCTCGTCCATGACCTGGGACCGCACCAGCTCCTCCACGGTGATCTGCTTGCGCAGGCCACGGAAGGTCAGCTTGCGGGCATCAGAGAGTGGCAGGAGCATCTGGCCACTGTTGTCATCGCGGCGGCACCGCTTGAGCAGCTGTGTGTAGCTGAGGCGCTCATCCGTGGAGGGATCCACATAGCTGCGCACCTCACTGGGCTCCGACAGCTGGTCATGCGTGTCCTTATTGAGGTAGCCACGCTGGTAAGCCACCTCCAGAGGGAGGTGGAAACCCAGACGGGGGTCCACAATACCTCCTGTGGCTAGCTGGGCATCCAGCAGCCTCAAAGCCTCCTCAGCAGGGATCAGCTCCTTCTTCATGGCCTGGAAGAGCGAGATGGTCTGTTCGGTATAGGGGTCACGGTAGCCAGTAACAGCCCGCTCTGCGGACAGCAGCCGATCATGCAGCTCTGGGCCTACCAGACCCTTCCGCACGGCCTCATCCACAGTCAGCCGCTCACCCTTCACAGGGTCCAGCAGGAAGCCCGTGGCTGCCTGTGCTTCAAGCAACAAGCGGGCCACCTCAGCACTCAGCAGCCCCTTCTTAAGGGCCTGGTAGATGGTTAGGGTCTGCCTGGAGCCAGGAAGGTAGACACCGGCCACGGAGCCTGTGCCATAAAGGTAGCGCCAGGCAGATTCCATCTCCAGAACCTCACGGAGGCTCTTGGTGCCCTCCCGGAAGAGGTTGTAGGTCTCGAGGGAGATGATCCGGGCCTCGTACAGGTCTTCGGCAGTGAGGCGGCGGCGCACGTAGTCGTAGGAGGCAAGGTTCTGCTGGCGGATGATCTCAGTCTTCTCGATGAtttcaatgatgatgatgatcatgcGCTCTTTGGTCACCCGGCCAGCCTGAAAGTCAGCCATGAGCCGGGTTCGCTGATCCTCTGGGATCATGTCGGACTGCATTACCTCCCACAAGGACATGGAGGAGCCACCATGGCTGCCACCACCAGGGATGTCTATCTGTGTCTCCTCGAACGCCCTCCTAGTCTCCTCCTCCGTATACACCTGTGTGGTCTCCACCACCTCGGTCTTCTCGGCCCCTCTGAGTGGCAGGAGGCGCAGGCCTGTCTCGGGGTCCTCCACACAGCGCTTCAGCAGCTGCAGGTAGGTGAGGTTCTCATGCGTGTTGGGGTCGAAGAAGCCCTTGGTGTCGTCACTTGGATCTGCCAGCACACGGTTCATCTCCTCATCCAAGTAGCCACGCTGGTAGGCCACGTCCACGGGCAGGCGGTGGCTGTGCACAGGGTCAATGATGCCACCTGTGGCGATCTGAGCCTCCAGCAGGCGGATGGCGTGTTCCCTGAGGACCAAGCCCTTCTTCATAGCCTGGAACAGTGAGATGGTGGTGCCTGAGTAAGGATCCTTATAGCCAGTGACCGCCTTCTCAGCTGACAGTAGCTTCTCATGGAGCTCGGGGCCCACGACTCCCGCCTTGACAGCCTCATGGACGTACAGACGTTGGTTCCGCACAGGGTCCACTAGAAAGCCAGTGGCTGCCTGGGCCTCGAGCAGGAGTGTGGCTGTGCTGGCTGTGAGGAGACCACGGCGCATAGCCTCATAGATGGTGACTTTCTCCTTCGAGTCCTCCAGGTAGATGCCAGCCAGGCAGCCGCTGCCTTGCAGCAGGGTCCGCACAGAGTCCACCTCGGACAGATCTTTGACTGTCGTCTTGCCATCCTTGAGCTGGTCAAACTGAGCTCTGTTGAGGATCTTGGCAGCCAGGAGCTCACTGGCTGGCACAGGGGCACGGAGGCCACTGAAGGACAATCGCTCCTGCCGCTGGGTCTCCACCTCCTCCACAATAGTGATAAGAATTTTGATGACCTTCTCGACGGTGACCTTGCCTGTGCGGAACTGCCGGAGCAGCTCCTGCCGCTGCTCCTCGGTGAAGTACTCAGAGCTTATGAGTTCCCACACTGTCATTGTTCTGCCCTTGAAGCTGCCCACGGGAACCTCAACTGTGGCCTTCTCCAGTGTCTCACGGGCCTGGAGCTCAGAGTAGACCTCCTCCTGCCGGGCCCGGACAGCATTCTCTGAGAGTGGCAGCAGGCTCAACCCGGTCAGCTGGTCAGACTGGCACCGCTGCTGGAGCTGGCTGTAGGTTACTGGCTCCCGAGTACTGGGGTCAAGGTAGACTCTGGCATCATCCCTGGGTGACAGCAGGGCCTTGTTGGTCTCTTTGTCCAGGTAGCCCCGGGTGTAGGCAACATCCAGTGGCACACGATGGCTCTTGCTTGGGTCTACAATGCCACCAGTGGATAACTGGGCATCTAGCAGGCGCAGTCCCTGTTCCCGGGGGATGAGACCCTTCTTCAGGGCCTGGAACAGTGAGACACTCTGTCCTGAGTAGGGATCCCTATAGCCCGTCACAGCCTTCTCAGCCGACAAGAGCTTCTCATGCAGCTCAGGACCCACTAGGCCAGCGCGCACCGCCTCATCCACAGTCAGCCGGGCACTAGTGGCAGGGTCGATGATGTGCCCAGTGCCAGCCTGggcctccagcaaggccacagccACATCTGGCTGCAGCAAGTCTTTCTTCAAGGCCTCGTAGATGCTCAGTTTCTGCCCTGCTTCTTCCAGCCACACACCGGCAATGACATTGGTACCCCGCAGGGCCCGCCTCACGCTGTCTGCCTCGGCCACCTCCCGCACAGAACGCTCACCCCGTTGCAGCTGCTGGTAGAGTTCTTGGTTGATGACCCCACTGTCCAGGAGCTCCGCAGCAGGCACGAGGGCACGGAGCCCCTCGAAGCAGAGCTGGCTCTTCCGCTCGTGTTCCTCCACCACCGTGATGACAATCTTGATAATCTTCTCCACTGTGATGCGGCCTGTACGGAACTGCCGCAGCAGGTCTCGCCGCTGCTCCGCGGTAAAGTACTCAGAGTTGATGATCTCCCAGATGGTCACAGTCTTACCCTGGAACTTGCCAAACGGTGCAGACACAGTGGCCTTCTCAAAGACGTCACGGGCCTCTGTATCAGTGTACACCAGCTCGCCGCCTTTGGCAGCCTTATCTGTGAGCGGCAGGAGACGCAGGCCAGTCTCAGGGTCTTCCACACAGCGCTCTAGCAGCTGCAGGTAGGTGAGGTTCTCATGCGTGTTGGGGTCGAAGAAGCCCTTGGTATCGTCATTCGGGTCAGCCAAGATGCGGTTCATCTCTTCATCGAAGTAGCCACGCTGGTAGGCCACGTCCACGGGCACGCGATGGCTGTGTACAGGGTCGATGATGCCACCTGTAGCAATCTGAGCCTCCAGCAGGCGGATGCCATGGTCCCTGACGATGAGGTCCTTCTTCATGGCCTGAAAGAGGGAGATCTGCTCACCCGTGTAGGGGTCCTTGTAGCCGGTGACAGCACGCTCGGCCGACAGGAGCTTGTGGTGCAGTTCAGGACCCACAACCCCCTCCTTCACAGCCTCATTGACAGTCAGCCGCCGGTTCCGAACAGGGTCCAGCAGGAAGCCTGAAGCCGCCTGGGCCTCCAGAAGGATAAGAGCTGTTCCAGGGCTAAGCAGCTGCCTCTGCAGGGCTGTGTAGACACTCAGTTTCTCATTGGTGGGCTTCAGCAGCAGTCCTGCAATGCTGCTGCGGCCCCTCAGGTACTGGCGCACATCTTCCCGCTGCATGAGCTCAGTCACTGTGGTGTGGCCCTGCACTAACCGCTGCAGTTCCTCCATGCTGAGAATGCCTGCTTCCTGTAGCTGCTGAGCTGGCACCTTCTGACGTAATCCCTCAAAGGTGTGCTCAGGTTCCACCTCCACGGATGGACCGTCGAGGGCATCACGGCCATTGGGCAGGGCTTTTGCAGCAGCAGCCTGAGTGGTGGCGATCTCCTCAGAGTGTGCCAGTGCAGCTCGGTGCTCTTCCTCTAGGCGCTGCAGCCGTTCACGCAGCCTCTGGTTCTCCTCAGCCAGCAGCTtctcctgctgctgccgctgctgctccAAATGTTGCAGCTCCTCTTGCTTACGCCGCACACCATCCTCTGCCTCGCGCTGCCGCCTCCTGGCTTCCTCCATGCTGGCCACCAACTCCTGTTTCTCCTGCTCCATCtgccgctgctgccgctgctgctccTCACGGAGCTGTTTTGCTTTTGCCACCTCATCCTGGAAAAGCTGTTCCAGCTTGGCCTTCTCCTGCTCGATGAAGCGTTCCCGTTGCAACAGGCTATCTTTCTCGGAGAGAAAGCTCTTCTGCAGGGCCTGTGTCTCCTGCAGTATCTGCTCCTGCTGCACCGTCTGCATCTGTTGGGGATGGGAAAAGGGTCAGCTCTCAGGGAGGATGGAGACCCAGAAGCACTCACCGCCAAGGGTAGACCCTCCCTGCCACCCAGCCCGCCCTTCCGCCTGTGAGGAGGGAGGGCGGTACCTCCTCAGACTTGAGCTGCAGCAACTTGGCCTCTTGCTTGAGCTTTTCTTTCTCACGCTCCAGCTCAGCAATGGCCTCCCTCAGACGCTCGGCATCATGATCACTCTGCTGTCGCTGGATCTCCAGCGTCTGCACCAATGTCACCTTCTCCTGTGTAGCTAGCTCAGTGCGGTGCAGCTTTTCCCCAATCTCTTCAGCCTGCTTCCGGAAGCGCTGGGCATCCTCCTCTGCCCGGGCCTGAGCTCGGCTCATCTCAGCCATGCGCAGCTTGAGGCGCTCAGCCTCTGCACTCATTTCCAGCTGCCGCTGccgctctgcctccagagtccgcTGGAAACCCTGCGTCTCCTCTACCAACTGCTGCGCCATCTGCTCCTTGTCCTCCTGCAGCCGCCGGGCCTGCTCCTGCGCAAGCTCCTTCTGCTGCTGTAGCAGCTCGGCCTCAGCCTTCAGCCTCGTGGCTTCCTGCACTGCCTGCATCTTTTCCTTGAGCATTTTCTCTGCCAGGGCCCGCTGCTGCGCCAGGTCCTCCTCCGCTAGCTGCCGCAGCCGTGCTGCCTCCTGGGCAGCCACACTCAGCCGGGCGGCCTCCTCCGCC
Proteins encoded in this window:
- the Plec gene encoding plectin isoform X2, whose protein sequence is MSQHRLRVPEPEGLGSKRTSSEDNLYLAVLRASEGKKDERDRVQKKTFTKWVNKHLIKAQRHISDLYEDLRDGHNLISLLEVLSGDSLPREKGRMRFHKLQNVQIALDYLRHRQVKLVNIRNDDIADGNPKLTLGLIWTIILHFQISDIQVSGQSEDMTAKEKLLLWSQRMVEGYQGLRCDNFTTSWRDGRLFNAIIHRHKPMLIDMNKVYRQTNLENLDQAFSVAERDLGVTRLLDPEDVDVPQPDEKSIITYVSSLYDAMPRVPGAQDGVRANELQLRWQEYRELVLLLLQWIRHHTAAFEERKFPSSFEEIEILWCQFLKFKETELPAKEADKNRSKGIYQSLEGAVQAGQLKIPPGYHPLDVEKEWGKLHVAILEREKQLRSEFERLECLQRIVSKLQMEAGLCEEQLNQADSLLQSDIRLLASGKAAQRAGEVERDLDKADGMIRLLFNDVQTLKDGRHPQGEQMYRRVYRLHERLVAIRTEYNLRLKAGVAAPVTQVTLQSTQRRPDLEDSTLRYLQDLLAWVEENQRRIDSAEWGVDLPSVEAQLGSHRGMHQSIEEFRAKIERARNDESQLSPATRGAYRDCLGRLDLQYAKLLNSSKARLRSLESLHGFVAAATKELMWLNEKEEEEVGFDWSDRNTNMAAKKESYSALMRELEMKEKKIKEIQNTGDRLLREDHPARPTVESFQAALQTQWSWMLQLCCCIEAHLKENTAYFQFFSDVREAEEQLQKLQETLRRKYTCDRSITVTRLEDLLQDAQDEKEQLNEYKGHLSGLAKRAKAIVQLKPRNPAYPVRGHVPLLAVCDYKQVEVTVHKGDQCQLVGPAQPSHWKVLSSPSSEAAVPSVCFLVPPPNQEAQEAVTRLEAQHQALVTLWHQLHVDMKSLLAWQSLSRDIQLIRSWSLVTFRTLKPEEQRQALRSLESHYQAFLRDSQDAGGFGPEDRLVAEREYGSCSRHYQQLLQSLEQGEQEESRCQRCISELKDIRLQLEACETRTVHRLRLPLDKEPARECAQRIAEQQKAQAEVEGLGKGVARLSAEAEKVLALPEPSPAAPTLRSELELTLGKLEQVRSLSAIYLEKLKTISLVIRSTQGAEEVLKAHEEQLKEAQAVPATLQELEATKASLKKLRAQAEAQQPVFNTLRDELRGAQEVGERLQQRHGERDVEVERWRERVTQLLERWQAVLAQTDVRQRELEQLGRQLRYYRESADPLSSWLQDAKKRQEQIQAVPIPNSQAAREQLRQEKALLEEIERHGEKVEECQRFAKQYINAIKDYELQLVTYKAQLEPVASPAKKPKVQSGSESVIQEYVDLRTRYSELTTLTSQYIKFISETLRRMEEEERLAEQQRAEERERLAEVEAALEKQRQLAEAHAKAKAQAELEAQELQRRMQEEVARREEAAVDAQQQKRSIQEELQHLRQSSEAEIQAKAQQVEAAERSRMRIEEEIRVVRLQLETTERQRGGAEGELQALRARAEEAEAQKRQAQEEAERLRRQVQDESQRKRQAEAELALRVKAEAEAAREKQRALQALEELRLQAEEAERRLRQAEAERARQVQVALETAQRSAEAELQSKRASFAEKTAQLERTLQEEHVTVTQLREEAERRAQQQAEAERAREEAERELERWQLKANEALRLRLQAEEVAQQKSLAQADAEKQKEEAEREARRRGKAEEQAVRQRELAEQELEKQRQLAEGTAQQRLAAEQELIRLRAETEQGEQQRQLLEEELARLQREATAATQKRQELEAELAKVRAEMEVLLASKARAEEESRSTNEKSKQRLEAEADRFRELAEEAARLRALAEEAKRQRQLAEEDATRQRAEAERVLTEKLAAISEATRLKTEAEIALKEKEAENERLRRLAEDEAFQRRRLEEQAAQHKADIEERLAQLRKASESELERQKGLVEDTLRQRRQVEEEIMALKVSFEKAAAGKAELELELGRIRSNAEDTMRSKEQAEQEAARQRQLAAEEEQKRREAEERVQKSLAAEEEAARQRKVALEEVERLKAKVEEARRLRERAEQESARQLQLAQEAAQKRLQAEEKAHAFVVQQREEELQQTLQQEQNMLERLRSEAEAARRAAEEAEEAREQAEREAAQSRKQVEEAERLKQSAEEQAQARAQAQAAAEKLRKEAEQEAARRAQAEQAALKQKQAADAEMEKHKKFAEQTLRQKAQVEQELTTLRLQLEETDHQKSILDEELQRLKAEVTEAARQRSQVEEELFSVRVQMEELGKLKARIEAENRALILRDKDNTQRFLEEEAEKMKQVAEEAARLSVAAQEAARLRQLAEEDLAQQRALAEKMLKEKMQAVQEATRLKAEAELLQQQKELAQEQARRLQEDKEQMAQQLVEETQGFQRTLEAERQRQLEMSAEAERLKLRMAEMSRAQARAEEDAQRFRKQAEEIGEKLHRTELATQEKVTLVQTLEIQRQQSDHDAERLREAIAELEREKEKLKQEAKLLQLKSEEMQTVQQEQILQETQALQKSFLSEKDSLLQRERFIEQEKAKLEQLFQDEVAKAKQLREEQQRQQRQMEQEKQELVASMEEARRRQREAEDGVRRKQEELQHLEQQRQQQEKLLAEENQRLRERLQRLEEEHRAALAHSEEIATTQAAAAKALPNGRDALDGPSVEVEPEHTFEGLRQKVPAQQLQEAGILSMEELQRLVQGHTTVTELMQREDVRQYLRGRSSIAGLLLKPTNEKLSVYTALQRQLLSPGTALILLEAQAASGFLLDPVRNRRLTVNEAVKEGVVGPELHHKLLSAERAVTGYKDPYTGEQISLFQAMKKDLIVRDHGIRLLEAQIATGGIIDPVHSHRVPVDVAYQRGYFDEEMNRILADPNDDTKGFFDPNTHENLTYLQLLERCVEDPETGLRLLPLTDKAAKGGELVYTDTEARDVFEKATVSAPFGKFQGKTVTIWEIINSEYFTAEQRRDLLRQFRTGRITVEKIIKIVITVVEEHERKSQLCFEGLRALVPAAELLDSGVINQELYQQLQRGERSVREVAEADSVRRALRGTNVIAGVWLEEAGQKLSIYEALKKDLLQPDVAVALLEAQAGTGHIIDPATSARLTVDEAVRAGLVGPELHEKLLSAEKAVTGYRDPYSGQSVSLFQALKKGLIPREQGLRLLDAQLSTGGIVDPSKSHRVPLDVAYTRGYLDKETNKALLSPRDDARVYLDPSTREPVTYSQLQQRCQSDQLTGLSLLPLSENAVRARQEEVYSELQARETLEKATVEVPVGSFKGRTMTVWELISSEYFTEEQRQELLRQFRTGKVTVEKVIKILITIVEEVETQRQERLSFSGLRAPVPASELLAAKILNRAQFDQLKDGKTTVKDLSEVDSVRTLLQGSGCLAGIYLEDSKEKVTIYEAMRRGLLTASTATLLLEAQAATGFLVDPVRNQRLYVHEAVKAGVVGPELHEKLLSAEKAVTGYKDPYSGTTISLFQAMKKGLVLREHAIRLLEAQIATGGIIDPVHSHRLPVDVAYQRGYLDEEMNRVLADPSDDTKGFFDPNTHENLTYLQLLKRCVEDPETGLRLLPLRGAEKTEVVETTQVYTEEETRRAFEETQIDIPGGGSHGGSSMSLWEVMQSDMIPEDQRTRLMADFQAGRVTKERMIIIIIEIIEKTEIIRQQNLASYDYVRRRLTAEDLYEARIISLETYNLFREGTKSLREVLEMESAWRYLYGTGSVAGVYLPGSRQTLTIYQALKKGLLSAEVARLLLEAQAATGFLLDPVKGERLTVDEAVRKGLVGPELHDRLLSAERAVTGYRDPYTEQTISLFQAMKKELIPAEEALRLLDAQLATGGIVDPRLGFHLPLEVAYQRGYLNKDTHDQLSEPSEVRSYVDPSTDERLSYTQLLKRCRRDDNSGQMLLPLSDARKLTFRGLRKQITVEELVRSQVMDEATALQLQEGLTSIEEVTKNLQKFLEGTSCIAGVFVDATKERLSVYQAMKKGIIRPGTAFELLEAQAATGYVIDPIKGLKLTVEEAVRMGIVGPEFKDKLLSAERAVTGYKDPYSGKLISLFQAMKKGLILKDHGIRLLEAQIATGGIIDPEESHRLPVEVAYKRGLFDEEMNEILTDPSDDTKGFFDPNTEENLTYLQLMERCITDPQTGLCLLPLKEKKRERKTSSKSSVRKRRVVIVDPETGKEMSVYEAYRKGLIDHQTYLELSEQECEWEEITISSSDGVVKSMIIDRRSGRQYDIDDAITKNFIDRSALDQYRAGTLSITEFADMLSGNAGGFRSRSSSVGSSSSYPISPAVSRTQLASWSDPTEETGPVAGILDTETLEKVSITEAMHRNLVDNITGQRLLEAQACTGGIIDPSTGERFPVTEAVNKGLVDKIMVDRINLAQKAFCGFEDPRTKTKMSAAQALKKGWLYYEAGQRFLEVQYLTGGLIEPDTPGRVPLDEALQRGTVDARTAQKLRDVSAYSKYLTCPKTKLKISYKDALDRSMVEEGTGLRLLEAAAQSSKGYYSPYSVSGSGSTTGSRTGSRTGSRAGSRRGSFDATGSGFSMTFSSSSYSSSSYGRRYASGPSVSLGGPESAVA